A region of the Mangifera indica cultivar Alphonso chromosome 10, CATAS_Mindica_2.1, whole genome shotgun sequence genome:
TTATGTGCAAGAGAGGGAAGAGATGGAACAAAGTAAAGATATACGTACAACAAAGGCGAAGTCACGCTTCATATCCACATCGCGAATTCTGCGTAAACAGGTGCCAGAAACAGTAAGGCCATCATGACACAAGTATTGATGGGTTGATACTTCGCCCTCACAGATGAACTAAACACCACTTTGAGATTCTTGCCATTTCCATAAAAACACGCAATAACATTATAGAAAGACTCGCCAAATCCACCAAGGTCAACCTCTCACCATAGACCTCCAGGTTAGGCAAAAGCCCAGAAACCTTCAACAAGATCATTCAAGTTAAACCACACAAGACACGGGGAGGGGTACAACTTTCTcacatatatattgaaatgtATATTCAATGTCAAGCACTTAATAAGGCTTGGCAAAAGGCTTAATTTCCTTCTACACACAACTAAATTCCCTAAACCCCATAGCCCTATCAAAATCCATCATAACACACTGCATGAAACAGGTAGAGTAACCCCTAACAACCATAAGACTAATCAATCCAAAAGAGAGGCTTTCTTCACCATTCACTGGATAGGGTTTAGTGGAAGAAGATAAACAAGTGACACCACATCGGGGACAAGTAAAGGTGTCTAGTTATTTTCAAGCCAGTATCAAACGACACAAAAAGCAACAACGAGTTTTGAAGTTCTTATAATTACCTTCCATATCGGCCAAATATGTCCTCAAGATCGCGTGATCTAGTTCGCGAAGCCAGGCGACCAACATAGAGACGCGTTCCACCATAACGGTCATCATACCGAGGCATCTTTTTTCCTGCAACAAAGatataaaaaaccaaaagaaattACAGTACAACATAAACAAGCATTCAATTAGACTAACAAATATGACAACGCCGTCGTTCAATTCTACAAGGAATTAACAATCAAAATTCATAACTATCATTCGTCAAATTGTCATGAACAATTGAAGgcataattaacaaataattatcataaaaactTTGAAACGGACACCTAATAAGCAGGTTTTATCAAACAGAAGTAAGTTTGTAATTGATGAAGGAACCGTACAAATAGCAAAGAAGGAATTGTAGATGGATCGATGAAGGAAGAGAGACGTACCTGACAAAGGAGGACAAGGATACAGATTTTAGAGTGGAAAGGAAGAAACCCTAGATTTCGTTTCGAACGAGAGATATGCGTAATTCTCTCTCCGTTTATTTATAACGAAATATGAGAGGAGCATTTGGTGCGTGTGGATAAGTCACGCTGCTCTTAGGCTAAATGCCCTTTGATTTGTTATGAATTACAATTGTAACATCGTGATTAAAgtgattatattaataataataatgtcgAAGGACTTATCCCCTCCaagttttctcttttcttatgCTTTTGATATAGAGAgtcaaacttaaaattttatcggaagaaataataatttatttttatttttaaaattaataatttatttaattaaattttataaagtttctTTCACCCTTACTATTTAAGAttcttattgttaatatattatatggttaacaattattttcatcaaaatttaaaatattatatttatacctttaaaaaatttatttattcttttcaataactctttttttgattatttatttcaatgtattatcaatatcataataaacattttctctctcttttttatagttttttagtatgaaaattattaaaaatttaattaaaataattaaatttatttcaattgaTTAATGTGATTTGTACAAATAAATACGATGATCTATACAGCGGTTGATATATAAAAACagtctaataaataattttataattattaaattaaataaataataatttgatccTAATAGGTTGGTGTTCCTACCTATTCCTCCGTATGCGGTTGCTCGGCTGGACGGTCCCACCAAAATAAAGTCGTTTCGTTTTTATCAAATCTTCGCACAAGACTTTGACCCATGAAACAAAACTTTCTAaatcttattataaaattttaacatcatTGATCTGTTATTGGATTACATATGAATActctataaattatattttcaccccaaagagaaagaaaaagttaaatgaataataataataattaaaaatagaaatatgcACTTAAGAgtctaaaaaatattatattccaatgggataaattcaaatttaaatttaaaaatttattatttttgaacttaaatttcaattttaaggGTGTTCGGCTTATGaaacttttaaacttaaaaaatttaatcgttttaattaatacatatcaaaataatattattttaatattaaattgagtttaaaatttgattcgaatttaatttttttcaaaccaattgaatttaaatacttttaaagtAAACTCGATGAGCTTGAACTTAAGTTCGAGCTTAACTCTATAAAaacaagttgaatttgagtttggatgaattcaaatttaattcgattcgaatttccCATACTTAAAACAGCCaaagtaaataaataactactgttattattatataaatcaaagcCCATTagcacaaataattaattttctttctctacCAAGAAACCAACTTCAATCTCTCTCTTGTCCGATACGTTCCGATTCTCTTTATATCGGGTCTCCTTCTCGTTTGACTCTGTTCTACCTTCTTCTTTATTCACTAATTTTGTTCAttctaaaaaaatcataaataaattgtaCTTCTACACGTAAATGCATAAATCTTTTCTCTGTTcttttggttgattttattatcttttgatCCCAATAGTTTTTTTGTCTGAAGTTAATCGATTTTGAAGGTTTTCTAGATTTCTTTTCTACTTTGGAAGTTTAAGAGTGGTTCATTAAAATTAGGATGTTAATGAGATGATGAATCAGGGAGGCAATACTCAGACCGTCGCTTTACTTGACCCTAATTTGGTGGaggtaaatattttttatttgttttatggttttaattgaaattgatgAATTGTGTTATATAGGCTAGTAGGAATTATGTATACGTTATTGTTAAATTCATAGGTGGAATATGTTTAgtaaaatttttaggatttgTTTGGGTTTATatgttcaaatataaaattttgttgatctAGTGGATAAATCAATTAGAATTAGAACATAATGCACTATTTctgtgattatataattttcatgcTTGTGTGAGAATGTTGAATGGTGGGTTTGAATGGGGTACAGGTTTGGAACTGAAGTAATAGTAGTGGATGAGGATATATTGAATTCTGTGTGAGGTTGTGATGTCCTTTAGCAATTTGGAGCAGAGTGTAGTAggaaggaaaaattgttaatttatttattctggttgttttataattgaattgcaATTCTATTGCGGAAGTTTGTAGCATCACTTCTAAATGTTcatcctttttattttagtttttgattcTAGTGGAGGTGATGAATAATCGTTTGGTTCAGAATTTTTGCTGGGTTTAGTTTCTTACTGGATCCAAGTTGGATATATGAAGAGGGTGGCCTactttctattttcattttctctaagTCTAATTTTGTCAAGTCAAAGAGCTCTTGTTTCTCACTGTCTTGTATATGTGAACTCTGCTTATTGACGTACCGCAGAATGAAAATGAGTATAGCTGTTTGTTTGCAACATAAAGGGAATGTAGCGTAATGGTATGAGATGAGCTGTTTACTAAATTAATCCTTGAAAACTACCTGAAAGcactatataaaaataattacatccTCTCTTTTAACCCAGTAAGTTTCTCCTATGGATATTACTGCTCCTCTACTTGATAAATTAGCTGTAATAAGTAAacttattaagtttaatttgaaaatttgacatTCTTACCAATTTACATTATGGTTACAAAATAtctgtttggttttaaaatatttaataatgtttAGGCTATTGTAACAAACAACAATTTTGGTGTATTCATCTTTAAATAGGAGCCTCTCCAGTTGGTGGTGTAGGTGGCTTGGTGATAAGTTGCCCTTATTGCATCCTGCTCAATAATTAGATTCATAATCTTTATATTCTTTGTACATCcaaaattcttaatatttcCAGTTGAGTGACCTTTTTCAGTTTATGGTATTTCTTGTTTGGCTACAATGCTTTCATCTGCATAACATTttcgttttattttttttccagaaCCGATATATTGTTGATACTAGCCAATCACATACGTCATATCTTCCCTCAACAACTGGATCTGGAGCTGTTTCATGGAATGCACATGGTGTGGATGGTGGCGCCACAGAGAATGGAGTTCTTCTGAATTCCACTTTTCACCATGAGCAGCATACAGAACCACTTGTAAGGGATGTTCAAGATGGAGTAAATGTGACATCTGCAGTGAGTTCATCAAGTTTAGGAACAACTGCTGTATCTGAACACAGTGGCTATACTCCATTCCCAAATTCTAGTGATCCATACAGTTTTGGAAACACAGGATACCCTGGTTACTATAGCAGCTATCAGCAGCAACTTAACCATTCGTACTCTCAACCTGTTGGAGCATATCAAAACACAGGTGCTCCTTGTCAGCCTATTTCTTCGTTTCCAAATTCAGGGTCTTATGCTGGGCTTACAAGTTATTCAGGCACTTATTACCATCCTGGTGATTATCAGAAAACTGGAAGTTACCCAAGCAGCAGTTACGAGAGTCAGATGAACTCGTGGAATGAAAGCAATTACGCAAATTATAATCCACATCAGTACTCAAACTACTCTGCAGATGCAAGTGGCGCTTACAATTCTGGTACTGCAGCCACACCTTCACTGCAATATCCACAACAGTACAAGCAATGGACAGATTATTATGATCCTACAGAAGTTACTTGTGCTCCAGGGACAGAGAATATGCCTGTTGCTACTACATCTAACCAGGTGCCTACTGTTCCTGTTGTTACTGCTGGTTACCCAACCACAAATGGCCTGCCTCCCACAACTTACCCTTTGCCCTGGCAACAGGATTACAGTTCATCACAAATGCCTCCATTGCAGGTTTGGTTTTTCTTTCATATGAGGTGTGGGTGAAATTATATGGCCTCATACACCTGCATAAGTGAGGTGTTTACAGTGACATTTCATACATATCTTAATTTTAGTAACAGCTCCTGATCAGGTTATAACATTATGACTGAATGTGGGCTTTAGGAATGGAATTactctaattttattttgatttatcaaGATTTGAAGTGTTCAGGAAGGTTTGGTGTATTTTGTTTAGCATGTCATACAATTAATTACCTGTCGGCATTTACTTGGTGACTCAATTAAAAGTTCTGTGCTCAGGGAGTGTAAACATTGAACATAATTGTTAATATGATGGACCTGTTAACTTTCTGCTGCTCTCTCATTGTTTAGTTATGTCATCTGATGATGTTATTTAGTTagataatgatatgtcatcttACTTTGTCTCCCTTTTCAGCCTACTGCACCAATCAATGGTTCTCATGATAGTTACTGGAAACATGGGGCTCCAATTATCCAAAATCACCATATCAGTCATTTGCAGCCGCAGTTCCAAAAGCCTATGGATTCCAAAACTCCTTATGATAATTTTCAGGAGCAACAGAAAGTTGCATGTCCTCAAGGACCCAATTCGTCATGTCCCACTGCGCAACAAACACTTCAAAGTCTTCAATCACCACCTATACAGACACCTTTTCTAGATAATCAAAGAGCAAGCAAATTGCAGATTCCTACAAATCCTAGAATTGCTTCAAATTTGGCCATTGGTTTACAGAAAACTAACAAGGATAGCACCATAGCCCCTACTGCGGCAAAACCTGCTTATGTCTGCATTTCAATGCCAAAGCCAAATGAAAAAGTTTTGTCTCATGATACTGCTGATTCAATACTCAAGGTGAGACTTCTGTTAATTGTAAAATCCTAAGTGGTTGTTTACTTGCCTCCTATAAGTGACATTGACTGGATATCTTGTAAATCAATGGGATTTATGACTATAGTCTtataggatttaatttttttccttttcttcagtatttcttttttttaaggaaTGAGTTGTTTTTTCGTTTGAACCAGAAGATTGTTATATCATCTACTTcctaaaattctaaattttctttcactattagaatatttaaagattttcatCCTTTAAGTATGTGTAATATCATGTAGAAGGGTTTTGTGTACTATTTTTATGATGAAAGTGGTGATCTTTGTCCATCAACTACTGGCTTTATTGTTGCTTGCAGCCTGGTATGTTCCCTAAGTCACTACGGGGTTATGTTGAAAGAGCCTTGGGTCGATGTAAAGATGATACAGAGATGGCAGCTTGTCAAGCTGTCATGAAGGAGGTAGGCCTACTTACTactgtatttttatatattttggagAAGCTTGTTGAGAAAGAAATGTGCTAGTAAACTAATTTGGAAGTTATTTAGGTAGCAGTTGTTTACTCCTAAGTTTGTAATGTGCAGTTGATTGCTAATAATTCTCTCGGTGTGGTTTTGAGTTTGTTACTGATTATGGTGGCTTGTGTCAGAATGTAAAAAACTtgcttatatttttcttttaatcagAATGATTGTGaagattcaaacaaattaagaaAAGGTACACTTAGGAGTTTAGAGCAAcatgtttgattaaaaaagagTTTGGTGGTaacaaattgtcaaattttattatctgTGATGAAAAAGATGTAATGTAATTAGAAAGGTGCAGTTTGCACCACTCATGATTTATGTTATTGCTGTATAAGATTCTGTCTTTGATAACTAAGCTAAAGAGAATTTGATGCACATCTGAAAGTTTAACGTATCACTCAACACTTTTGTTATctattctttaattatttttgtgcCATTAGAGATAGGAATCTTTCTGTAAAGTCTTATCTCATGCATGACTTTGCCTCTTTGGTCATTAGATTTCCAACTTCCTGAATTTGTTTGTTGCAACAGATTAAGTGGTAGGCTTATTACTTGTTTTGGGCTTCACTGTCAAGATAATTTGATGTGGTTTATATACTGATTGATGCATGTTTCTGCAGTACCCTGTTCTGATTTAGCAAAAATATCTGATAAGtttcttctcccttttttttttaaccagaTAATTTCTAAGGCAACAACTGATGGTACACTATACACACGGGATTGGGATACCGAGCCTCTTTTCCCTTTACCCAATGAAGAAATGCTCCATAAAGAGTATGtactttctctctcttcccCTACCTCACCcctcaaaagaaaaaacataaaattagtttgatttaccTTTTTCTCCTGAACCTCTGTATAGATGTTTTAGGAATGAAAATATGCTGTTACTTTTGATATTAGTAGtgctcttttttcttttgctaaCTCTTTTATAAAGTTATGTGCCCTCCAGCGGTATGCAGAGTTCAACTTCTGTTTCTGCATTACCAAAGTATAAGAGGAGTCCAAGTAGACGAACCAAAAGTAGATGGGAACCTCTACCAGATGAAAATTCAGTTAGCAAGTTAGCTTCTCTCTGTAATGATACTGTAAAATTTAGTGGTTGGACTAATTCCAATGAAAAGGATAAAAAGGTATTGTATCATTCACCTTTTAgctctttttatattttgcatTGTGGTGGAGCTccaattttgttgttttgtacCCAATTCTTGACTTACCTTTCTAGAGTTGTATGTATTTGGTTGAAATACTAATGTTTCAAGTTGATTGAATCTATTGCAGCCTTTAAGTGGGAATATGAGCAAGGAGAATGgcttgaataatattaaatttcttttgtCAGAGCATAAATCAGCAAATAAAAGTTCCCAGAGGCCAGTTAAGAGGCAGCGTCTTGCTGCTGATGGTTTTAATGGTCCAGATAATGGTGATGCATCAAGTGATAGTGATAAGGAACAAAGTTTGAGAAGATATTATTCTGGTGCTATAACACTGGCTAATTCACCTGAGGAGAGAATGAGACGTGAAAATCGTTCCAGGCGTTTTGAAAAGGGCCAAGGAAATCGAGCAGAAACTAATCACATAAAGCCTAGAAATGCTGGTGCTGGAAGCTTGTATGTGCGGAGGGCTAGTGCCTTGGTGATTAGCAAAAACTATGAAGATAGTGGCAGCAGGGCTGTGGAAGACATTGATTGGGATGCTTTAACTGTTAAGGGGACCTGCCAGGAAATTGAGAAACGTTATCTGCGACTCACTTCTGCACCTGATCCTTCTACTGTACTATCACTATCTTGTTTCATTATTTTCCAGGCCTTATGAgttgaaacaaaattaataaatgttgaATTATTGATATTGTTGGCATAATACTTTCTCTTTTTCAGGTAAGGCCAGAAGAAGTGTTGGAAAAAGCTCTTCGTATGATTCAGAATTCACAGAAGAACTACCTTTACAAATGTGATCAGTTGAAGTCTATTCGTCAAGATCTAACTGTACAACGGATACGCAATCATCTAACAGTTAGGGTGTGTATGATATCAGCCtgtatttcttttcatttcatcCTTCCCCCCATTGCCCTTTCAATTAAAGGGataattttctttgtattttgatgactttttaacttttatgcTAGTTTTCTTTACTTATCTTTGAATTGCTTTCAGGTTTATGAAACTCATGCTCGATTGGCAATAGAATATGGTGATTTGCCCGAGTATAATCAGGTTCTGGCCATACTATTGACAAAAggcattttgaaattttcttctttggatggatttttttttcagCCTTCATTGAAATTGTTATTCTGACTTGTTGCTTTCCTTGATGTGTCTCTGAGGCTagagttgatttttttaatgacCATCTTTTTGTTATCAGTAAGCTGTGCAGTAACTTTGAAGGTGAAATTTATTGTGGTAGTGCAATTAATTGTATTTTGATATCATTCTAAAGAATGGGCTCTTGGAAAATATTGTGGATAAGATATCTCAGATTTTAAGTAATATTCTTTGGTCCTTTTGTATCAGTTTAAACTTGTAAGGTTGTGTAGTTCCTAAAAATGATGTTAGAGCTTGATTAACAGTTGTCAGAAGTTGTCTTGTATTTGTGTTTCTATTCTATTACTTTATGGCAGAGTCAGTTGGGCTTGTGTTTGGTGTCTTTTTGAACACGATGGACCTTATAATTAAATACGACCattttcattttgtataaaatgcTTACATATTTCTTGTGAATCTGAGTTATTCTCTGACTTGGTTTTTTTTGGGATTCAGTCCCAGTCTCAGTTGAAAATCCTTTATGCTGAAGGAATTGAGGGATGCCATTTGGAATTTTCTGCCTACAACTTACTTTGTGTTATCTTGCACTCTAACAACAAGAGGGAGCTTTTATCAGGGATGTCAAGGTTAGTGACTGCTGCAGAAAGATGACTGATTCTATTGATGTTGTATGTTTGCCTTCTTGCCTTCTATTTGTATGTTGTTATGTTACCATCATTAACTTGAAATGTGATGTTGATGGATATTAAGAATGCtatgttgtttatttttatatgcttATCTGAGCCTCAGATCTGTTAATCTGGGAAAGGACCTTTTGAAGTTTAAACGTCATTCACAGCCTGTTGTTGGGTGATTGGATCTTAAACTAAAGTTGCATTCCATAATGCtctatatcatttaaatttaggTAGAATAATTTCAGCCTTGTCGATAGAATGAAGTGCAATTTTTAGCTTTTATCTATCtagtcaaataaaatttttccatACTTTGTTCACTTCGTGTCTAGAATAATCATCCAGAAACATGGTAAATTGTCTTTAGTTACTAGAAGTAAAGAACTTAGCTGATTTAAAGAAgctgaaaaattttaagatgGTGAAAACGTTTGAGTGTGCTCTGCCTTATGCATGCACATTTATGGTAGTAGGGGACTTGCAGTCTGCTCTGCCTTGGCAACAATAGAAGCTCTGGTTGAAATTTAAATGTGAACCTTACCTGAAGCTAGGTGTGGTTTCTCTTTGTTAGGGGTTAGATCCAACCATGTTCAAGAATAGTGTGTTCCGGGGCAATCTGTGTTTGCGAGCTTTAACATGGTTGGTGCCTGGGCCTAGCTGTGAGCTGTAACAAAATTGTGGTTTCCATGTGCCTTCTGTTATATTCTATTAATGCATGTATTGTGTGGCCATCACACATGGAGTTCAAGTTGATGAAATATCTTTGAGATTGAAATGCTAATGCAAAATCTCAATTGTGTTGAGCTGTCAGATTATCAAATGTGGCAAAGGAGGACGAAGTAGTTAAACATGCCCTTTCAGTTCGTTCAGCTGTTACTTCTGGAAATTATGTTTTGTTCTTCAGATTATACAAGACAGCACCTAACTTGAACTCTTGCTTTATGGGTGTGTATAAATCATTGTAACTATCCGCAATTTGATAATCTTATATTGCAGTATAATATATAAGAAGAGTAagtcatttctttttattttggcctTTTCGCAGATCTTTATGCAGACAAGATGCGTTTTAAGGCTTTAAGCTGCATGTCTCGATCATATCGTCCTACAGTACCTGTATCATACATAGCCCAGGTCCTGGGCTTCACTAGTGTCACCCAGACAAATGAAGGATGTAATGAAAAAGACTCAGATGGAGTAGAGGAGTGTGTGGAGTGGCTGAAGGCACACGGTGCATCTGTTGTTGCAGATAATAATGGGGACTTGCAACTTGATGCAAAGGTATGTTTAAACTGGCCTAGCCAAAACACATTATCTGTAATAAAATTTCACGCCCTCCAAGATATCACTATTATTTTGAGGGAGTTTTTTGCATTCAACAAAACCCTAGCTGTTTTTGGTGTGGTTGCAATGACCGAAAGAGGTGTTTCTGATGTGCAGGCTTCATCATCTTCCCTATTCATGCCAGAACCAGAAGATGCTGTGTCCCATGGAGATAGTAATCTTGCAGTTAATGATTTTCTAACAAGGGCATCCTCATTGACAAGTTGATTGTGCTTGATTTCATTTGACAGCTATAGTAAGAACTAAGTTCAGCACCCATTGACAAATTTGATTTAGCTGCAAGGAGAATGATATGAGTTCCCAATCTGCTGGGAGCTTGCAAGGGACGGATTGGCTGTAACTTTTAGAAAGGGTATAGATCACAGGCGTATcgaatggttttttttttttttgggtaagtaggCGAATCAAGTGTTGTTCAtacaaaattgtaattcaaatcCCCCTTTTACAAAGTTCGGAGAGGGGCCTGAGCCAGTGTTAGATGTCATTTTTGATGTGAAATTCGTCATTCTTTCTGGTGaagatttattttctctttggaATGGACATAACAAATCAATGTACCACAAGGAAATATAAGCAAGGTTAAATGTTTGTAACAAGTCctgctttatttttgttttttcttttagaaattCAAAGCAAGGGACGTTTAGATTGATTCGCTTTTCAAATGCATAGGTTGCGcatagggatggcaacggggaggggtggggaagggatatcaatccccgtctcCGTACccataggggatatcaatctctATTCCCAGCCCGTCCCCAttacggggataacaaagaatccccgtccccgcggggaaaaatctctTCCTAATacctgtaaatataaattttaattctttcctatattttaataaataaaataaatcatactttttcaaaatatcacttgttacaagagctataaaatattcattgttattttagttcaaatacaaagttttcacaaaatttaacaatatacaataatcaatctcttcattagtagctctttatgttaatatcatcattaattcttcatgttgatataaaacaacattttaaaaactaacctgcaataatcaattttaaaagcaacTTACATAGgaaatattaatgaatttgtaattaaaaatgttaaactaattaaaatatactagaaattattatactaatatattagatttaggggtgGGGCGGGGTAGGGATATATGTATCCCTGTCCCCGATtacagagatttttttcatccccatccccatccccatccccatcccagCCTCTTTCCCCATTTTTATCGAGAAATCCGCTTCCCGTTAAGGTCGGGGCTCTTAAAGTCGGATCCAAATTATCATCCTTAGTTGTGCAGCCTGGTGGCGTCTGGCCAAGCCAAATAGAGGCCTCTGGTAGAGGCATTTCAACTGGTCGTGCGGTTGCAATCTCAGTCCAATGGCAAGCCTCAACCACCCTCTAATTGACGGGCAAAACTGAATACCAAAAAATACATTTGATCAAGAAATACTACATAAATGTGGACAAATTCTCATTCGATGGAAACCAACCATTCTCTTTACAATCCCCAGCCCAGCCTCAGTGAGTTCTCTCGTAGcttatttatatatgtgaaGTAGTTTTAAAAGGATTGAATCCTACATTGCCTAGATGTGTCCTCCCTTTATGGTTCATAAATATACTTTCTTCGTAGGCTTGTGACGAGTTAACAAAAAAGGTTGGTCTTGCGTTCCGTGCATAAGAACCAGGCCAAAAGCGTTTAGCTTACATGTAAATCAATGGAATCCCCCTTGTACGTTAGAGAGGTAACGTGTAGTCCCTTTTTATGtacatcattttaattatttcatttatattttgcaaaaaaataattatttcagttatgttggacttaatttttactataaaagcCCAACATAACTGAATCATACAACAATTCCTACCTGTTGGGAACAttcacattttattttgttgttcctgttcttgaaatatttttaaaagagttTGTTAAATTTTGGGGGATTGTTCAAATTCATCGAATAAAAATCCTTAACGACAGTGACTTTCGTTCATGCCTCAAGCTACTGCATCACATTGTTTCTCTTCTACTCTAAGTC
Encoded here:
- the LOC123228090 gene encoding SAC3 family protein A-like isoform X2; translation: MMNQGGNTQTVALLDPNLVENRYIVDTSQSHTSYLPSTTGSGAVSWNAHGVDGGATENGVLLNSTFHHEQHTEPLVRDVQDGVNVTSAVSSSSLGTTAVSEHSGYTPFPNSSDPYSFGNTGYPGYYSSYQQQLNHSYSQPVGAYQNTGAPCQPISSFPNSGSYAGLTSYSGTYYHPGDYQKTGSYPSSSYESQMNSWNESNYANYNPHQYSNYSADASGAYNSGTAATPSLQYPQQYKQWTDYYDPTEVTCAPGTENMPVATTSNQVPTVPVVTAGYPTTNGLPPTTYPLPWQQDYSSSQMPPLQPTAPINGSHDSYWKHGAPIIQNHHISHLQPQFQKPMDSKTPYDNFQEQQKVACPQGPNSSCPTAQQTLQSLQSPPIQTPFLDNQRASKLQIPTNPRIASNLAIGLQKTNKDSTIAPTAAKPAYVCISMPKPNEKVLSHDTADSILKPGMFPKSLRGYVERALGRCKDDTEMAACQAVMKEIISKATTDGTLYTRDWDTEPLFPLPNEEMLHKDGMQSSTSVSALPKYKRSPSRRTKSRWEPLPDENSVSKLASLCNDTVKFSGWTNSNEKDKKPLSGNMSKENGLNNIKFLLSEHKSANKSSQRPVKRQRLAADGFNGPDNGDASSDSDKEQSLRRYYSGAITLANSPEERMRRENRSRRFEKGQGNRAETNHIKPRNAGAGSLYVRRASALVISKNYEDSGSRAVEDIDWDALTVKGTCQEIEKRYLRLTSAPDPSTVRPEEVLEKALRMIQNSQKNYLYKCDQLKSIRQDLTVQRIRNHLTVRVYETHARLAIEYGDLPEYNQSQSQLKILYAEGIEGCHLEFSAYNLLCVILHSNNKRELLSGMSRLSNVAKEDEVVKHALSVRSAVTSGNYVLFFRLYKTAPNLNSCFMDLYADKMRFKALSCMSRSYRPTVPVSYIAQVLGFTSVTQTNEGCNEKDSDGVEECVEWLKAHGASVVADNNGDLQLDAKASSSSLFMPEPEDAVSHGDSNLAVNDFLTRASSLTS
- the LOC123228090 gene encoding SAC3 family protein A-like isoform X1, which codes for MMNQGGNTQTVALLDPNLVENRYIVDTSQSHTSYLPSTTGSGAVSWNAHGVDGGATENGVLLNSTFHHEQHTEPLVRDVQDGVNVTSAVSSSSLGTTAVSEHSGYTPFPNSSDPYSFGNTGYPGYYSSYQQQLNHSYSQPVGAYQNTGAPCQPISSFPNSGSYAGLTSYSGTYYHPGDYQKTGSYPSSSYESQMNSWNESNYANYNPHQYSNYSADASGAYNSGTAATPSLQYPQQYKQWTDYYDPTEVTCAPGTENMPVATTSNQVPTVPVVTAGYPTTNGLPPTTYPLPWQQDYSSSQMPPLQPTAPINGSHDSYWKHGAPIIQNHHISHLQPQFQKPMDSKTPYDNFQEQQKVACPQGPNSSCPTAQQTLQSLQSPPIQTPFLDNQRASKLQIPTNPRIASNLAIGLQKTNKDSTIAPTAAKPAYVCISMPKPNEKVLSHDTADSILKPGMFPKSLRGYVERALGRCKDDTEMAACQAVMKEIISKATTDGTLYTRDWDTEPLFPLPNEEMLHKDYVPSSGMQSSTSVSALPKYKRSPSRRTKSRWEPLPDENSVSKLASLCNDTVKFSGWTNSNEKDKKPLSGNMSKENGLNNIKFLLSEHKSANKSSQRPVKRQRLAADGFNGPDNGDASSDSDKEQSLRRYYSGAITLANSPEERMRRENRSRRFEKGQGNRAETNHIKPRNAGAGSLYVRRASALVISKNYEDSGSRAVEDIDWDALTVKGTCQEIEKRYLRLTSAPDPSTVRPEEVLEKALRMIQNSQKNYLYKCDQLKSIRQDLTVQRIRNHLTVRVYETHARLAIEYGDLPEYNQSQSQLKILYAEGIEGCHLEFSAYNLLCVILHSNNKRELLSGMSRLSNVAKEDEVVKHALSVRSAVTSGNYVLFFRLYKTAPNLNSCFMDLYADKMRFKALSCMSRSYRPTVPVSYIAQVLGFTSVTQTNEGCNEKDSDGVEECVEWLKAHGASVVADNNGDLQLDAKASSSSLFMPEPEDAVSHGDSNLAVNDFLTRASSLTS